The Brachyhypopomus gauderio isolate BG-103 chromosome 2, BGAUD_0.2, whole genome shotgun sequence genome contains a region encoding:
- the ptx4 gene encoding pentraxin-4 produces the protein MRGSRVTPRLLLLLLTLQVHLSRAQRTPPARGEAPKRLYETLKRLDEQFKTFQEMTLAHLQSIAKNLSVSHGIDRHFQELTQRFERLSREMGSFNKDVNQNLSALKSWSRKLQKKTKRLELRLAVTERALKERGRLAQRQLQEQRVVLSNLTRELGAQHSRLGSLEAPRGPGRGLWDVLQEQRAQLSKLEVRMRSMEQPLLNASTSISSRNPLVGTWRSPDPGPDPGLLYGAQRPLEKEVSRMRNRPPPPLRMATRAPYPDHTHETTRSAQTSSSMMPLPEEEAQIHNLLQLPFRHKIPQKYTPKKEATICNVNSMLLFPSASNENYATFRTPFPAGVHELSVCTWLKVEAGYVGTLLSYATADNDNTLVLYGRRSSVRGAVDFVIGDPAYRELEMDTFLDGRWHHACLIWTSIEGRFWYYADRRLAATGSKFQKGFEMPPGGTVVLGQEQDVVGGGFDEAEAFVGRLAGFAMWSRALSPREVSGLATGEGMPRGAVMTLDDVVLHGSVHQVTCECLEHCT, from the exons ATGAGGGGCAGCAGAGTAACCCCGAGGCTCCTGTTACTGCTGCTCACCCTGCAGGTGCACCTGAGCCGGGCCCAGAGGACACCGCCAGCGCGCGGCGAAGCTCCGAAACGTTTGTATGAGACGCTGAAGAGACTGGACGAGCAG TTTAAAACATTTCAAGAGATGACCCTCGCTCATCTTCAGAGCATCGCCAAGAACCTCAGTGTCTCCCATGGCATTGACAGACATTTTCAGGAGCTGACTCAGCGTTTCGAGAGACTTTCCAGGGAGATGGGCTCCTTCAACAAGGACGTCAACCAGAACCTCAGCGCCCTCAAGTCCTGGAGCAGGAAGCTGCAGAAGAAGACCAAGCGGCTGGAGCTCAGGTTAGCCGTGACGGAGCGTGCCCTGAAGGAGAGGGGCAGGCTGGCCCAGAGGCAGTTGCAGGAGCAGAGGGTGGTGCTCTCCAACCTCACACGGGAGCTCGGGGCGCAGCACAGCCGCCTCGGGTCACTGGAGGCCCCGCGGGGGCCCGGTCGCGGCCTGTGGGACGTCCTCCAAGAACAAAGGGCCCAACTGAGCAAGCTGGAGGTTCGGATGAGAAGCATGGAGCAGCCACTCCTTAATGCCAGCACTTCGATCAGCTCCAGAAACCCACTCGTCGGGACGTGGCGGAGTCCAGATCCCGGTCCAGATCCCGGGCTTTTGTATGGTGCGCAGCGGCCACTTGAGAAGGAAGTGTCCAGGATGAGAAACAGACCTCCTCCTCCTTTGCGAATGGCTACCAGAGCACCATATCCAGACCATACCCATGAAACAACAAGATCTGCCCAGACCAGCTCCTCCATGATGCCTCTGCCCGAGGAGGAAGCCCAGATCCACAATCTTCTTCAACTTCCATTCAGACACAAGATCCCACAGAAATATACGCCAAAGAAAGAGGCCACAA TTTGCAACGTGAACTCAATGCTGCTCTTCCCGTCGGCGTCGAACGAGAACTACGCCACCTTCCGAACACCTTTTCCCGCTGGAGTCCACGAGCTTTCTGTCTGCACCTGGTTGAAGGTGGAGGCGGGGTACGTGGGCACACTGCTGTCCTACGCCACCGCGGACAACGACAACACCCTGGTGCTGTACGGCCGCAGGTCCTCCGTGCGGGGCGCCGTGGACTTTGTGATCGGTGACCCGGCGTACCGCGAGCTGGAGATGGACACCTTCCTGGACGGCCGCTGGCACCACGCCTGCCTGATTTGGACTTCCATCGAGGGCCGGTTCTGGTACTACGCCGACCGGCGGCTGGCCGCCACGGGTTCCAAGTTCCAGAAGGGGTTCGAAATGCCTCCGGGCGGCACGGTGGTGCTGGGGCAGGAGCAGGATGTGGTGGGAGGGGGCTTTGACGAGGCCGAGGCGTTTGTGGGCAGGCTGGCAGGCTTTGCCATGTGGAGCAGGGCACTGAGTCCACGCGAGGTGTCTGGGCTGGCCACTGGTGAAGGGATGCCCAGAGGAGCAGTGATGACCCTTGATGATGTGGTGCTACATGGCTCAGTCCACCAAGTGACCTGCGAATGCCTGGAGCACTGTACCTAA
- the litafd gene encoding lITAF domain-containing protein, whose product MSSGVKDPPPYMIPVDEKGDNVKVYKVHTPFNPGNSNDEEFQMKTAGSHVQVSSSDDARNKYVSYDAELGREPAMATCTSCREQVLTNVTYKVGAFAWLMCLLLIFCGFIIGCCLIPFFVKFFKDAYHTCPKCRRIIHVEKKRCC is encoded by the exons ATGAGTTCAGGTGTGAAGGACCCACCACCCTACATGATACCAG TTGACGAAAAGGGGGACAATGTTAAAGTCTACAAGGTGCACACGCCGTTCAACCCGGGAAACTCGAACGACGAGGAGTTTCAAATGAAAACGGCAGGCTCACACG TTCAGGTCTCCTCGTCTGACGACGCCAGGAACAAGTACGTCAGCTACGACGCGGAGCTGGGGCGCGAGCCCGCGATGGCCACGTGCACGAGCTGCCGCGAGCAGGTGCTCACCAACGTCACCTATAAAGTGGGCGCCTTCGCCTGGCTGATGTGCCTGCTTCTAATTTTTTGCGG GTTCATAATCGGCTGCTGTTTGATACCGTTCTTCGTCAAGTTCTTCAAAGACGCGTACCACACGTGCCCCAAATGCCGGCGGATCATCCACGTGGAGAAGAAGCGATGCTGCTGA